The nucleotide sequence GAAGAAACATTTAAGAAGAAGATGGTCGCGTGGGCGCTTCTTATTATCTTTGTCCTGTCGATGTGTTTGGTGGTGATGTCCGCCAATCTTTTTTCATTCCTTATTTTCTGGGAATTGATGTCTCTTGCCTCTTATTTTCTCGTGGTGTTCGATTTTAAACATGAGAAATCCATCCGCGCAGGAACCATTTATCTGGTCATGACGCATATCGGTACAGCCTGCCTCATGGCGGCGTTCTTTATTCTTTATAATTATGCGCGCTCTTTCGATTATGCCGCAGTTAAACAAATAGCAGTTTTCATGCCTGCCCAGGTAAAGAATATCATATTTTTACTTTTATTGGCCGGCTTTGCGACTAAGGCGGGCGTTGTCCCTATGCATATATGGCTTCCTTATGCGCATCCGCAGGCACCCAGCCATATATCGAGCATCATGTCAGGTGTAATGATAAAAGTCGCGCTTTATGGCGTGATTCGTTTTTTAATAATGATTTTGGGAACCGGCCCCGCTTGGTGGGGAGCGCTTATTATATCACTTGGAATAGTTTCATGCCTTGTAGGTATAATCTATGCTCTGATGAATCACGATCTTAAAAGGCTGCTTGCTTATTCAAGCGTTGAGAATATCGGTATAATCCTCCTGTGCATAGGTATGGCGATGCTTTTTGCCGGGCTTGGTATTAGCGCTGTTGCGGCGCTGGGCATGTGTGCCGGACTATACCATTTGATCAATCATGGATTGTTCAAGGGCCTTTTGTTTCTATGCTCGGGAAGTGTGTTTAAGGCAACGGGGTTGCGTGATATGGAAAAGATGGGCGGGCTTATCAAGACTATGCCGCAGACCGCGTTATTCTTTCTGATAGGGGCTATGGGGATTTCGGCGCTTCCGCCGCTAAATGGTTTTGTCAGTGAATGGCTTGCGTTTCAGGCTTTCTTCTCGGGGGTTATGCAGTCACACGGCGTTGTGAAAATTTTTATGGTATTGTCCGCGGCGGCTTTGGCCCTGACAAGCGGATTGGCCGGGGCTTGTTTTGTTAAGGCGTTTGGGATAACTTTTCTCGCACAGCCGCGGAGCGCCCGCGCCCGGGAAGCAAAAGAGGTCGGTCTCTCTATGAAGGCAGGCATGGCTTTACTGGCCGTACCTGTGATCTTATTAGGCATAGGAGCTTCTTTTTTCGCGCCTTTAATTTTAAGAATTTCCGGAGCCATATTAGGAGCTGAAGGCACAGGCGCATCATTTTATATAGTGTCGGTTTTACCGCCTGCGATATTGGCAACATTGATTATATTCGGAGCCGCGATATTTTTCTGGTTCAGGTTCGGCCTGCGGACCAAGCAGGTTTCTTATAATACATGGGATTGCGGATATTATGCCATTGATAGCCGAAACGAATATACAGCCACCGCTTTTTCCAAGCCCTTCAGGATCGCGTTTAGTTTTTTCCTGCTGCCTTATCGCAAGAGTGAAAAGATAAGAGATTCTTTTTATCATATACGCAGGTTCGCTTATGAAACGCATACAACGCCTATATTTAAACGTTATTTTTACAAACCACTTATAAATCTGGTTTACTCAACAGCATTTAAGATGCGCAAACTACAGCCCGGCAGCATCCATCTGTATATACTGTATATTTTTGTTACATTGGCGGCTCTGGTAGCGATCAGCACAATCTTTTAAACTATGACACAAATAAATAATATCGTTTCAATTATGGTTAAGGTGGCCGAGCTAGCCATAGCCGCGCCTTTAGTAAGCGGAGTTATCAGTAAATTAAAAAATAACTTTCGTATGCGAAAAGGCCCGAGTGTTCTCCAGCCTTATTATAATGTGCGCAAGCTTTTTTCAAAGGACGAGGTAATCTCAAAGCATGCTTCATGGATATTTTATGCCGCCCCGGCAATCGTTTTTATAAGCAGCATATTGTTTCTTTTCCTTGTATTAATCGCGCGGCCAGGCTACTCGATAGAAAACAATATAGTGATTCTTATAGCGGCTTTTTTTGTTTTAGGTTTAGCGCGTTTCTTTTTGGCTTTAGCCGGTCTTGACGCGGGTTCTTCATTCGGTGGAATGGGATCATCGCGCGAGATGTTTATTTCAAGTCTTGCAGAGCCAACGGCATTTATTTCAATATTTGTTTTATGCATGGGCCAGGAGGGCGCATTCAGGATATCAAGCCTGCTGGCCGGACTTGCTTTCTTTGTCGTGGTAATCGCTGAAACTTCACGTGTACCCGTAGACAACCAGGAGACACATCTTGAATTAACGATGGTGCATGAAGCTATGGTGCTTGAATATTCCGGCAGATCGCTGGCCCTGATAGAATTAGGCGGGCACATCAAGCAGATGGCTTTTTTTGTAATGCTTTCATGGTATTTTTTTCCTAATATGATAACCGGATTCAGCGGACCGGCGGTATTTGCTTTTAGTGTAGCCGTTGGAGCGCTGGTAGTTGCGTTGATAGAGATGTCTCTGGCAAAGATGAGGCTTTTCAGAGTAGTGGATTTATTAAGTTTTTCTTTTTTTATAGCGCTTCTTGCGTCAGTCGTTGCGGGATTGGGGTTATAAATTATGGTGCTGAATTTTATATTAAGCGGTTTTCTGATAGTCACTTTTCTTCTGGTTATTGCCAAAAGGATCACTGCTTTAGTCCGCGCGTTCGGGATTCAATCCCTTTTCTTGTCCTTATATACTCTATATATGGGAGTAAGCCAGCGGCATACAGAGCTATTGGTTGTCAGCGGGCTTATCTTTATCCTCAAGGTCATGGTAATACCTTTTGTGCTGCTTCGCATAATGCGCCGTATAAACGCGGAAGAAGACCTCGGGCTTATAGTGAATCCCCAGATCTCGCTCGTTATAGCGCTGGTATTTGCGTACCTTTCGTATCTATTCGCGCACAAGGCCATGGCGCTTACGAATTTTGCGGAATCATCCGCATTCATCGTGTCAATCACGGCGGTATGCGTCGGATTTTTTATAATGGTAAGCAGGATGAAGGCGCTTAGCCA is from Candidatus Omnitrophota bacterium and encodes:
- a CDS encoding proton-conducting transporter membrane subunit; translation: MINFLPKQLMVFDPLALFFLALIGLVCIPSAIFSIGYLREETFKKKMVAWALLIIFVLSMCLVVMSANLFSFLIFWELMSLASYFLVVFDFKHEKSIRAGTIYLVMTHIGTACLMAAFFILYNYARSFDYAAVKQIAVFMPAQVKNIIFLLLLAGFATKAGVVPMHIWLPYAHPQAPSHISSIMSGVMIKVALYGVIRFLIMILGTGPAWWGALIISLGIVSCLVGIIYALMNHDLKRLLAYSSVENIGIILLCIGMAMLFAGLGISAVAALGMCAGLYHLINHGLFKGLLFLCSGSVFKATGLRDMEKMGGLIKTMPQTALFFLIGAMGISALPPLNGFVSEWLAFQAFFSGVMQSHGVVKIFMVLSAAALALTSGLAGACFVKAFGITFLAQPRSARAREAKEVGLSMKAGMALLAVPVILLGIGASFFAPLILRISGAILGAEGTGASFYIVSVLPPAILATLIIFGAAIFFWFRFGLRTKQVSYNTWDCGYYAIDSRNEYTATAFSKPFRIAFSFFLLPYRKSEKIRDSFYHIRRFAYETHTTPIFKRYFYKPLINLVYSTAFKMRKLQPGSIHLYILYIFVTLAALVAISTIF
- a CDS encoding NADH-quinone oxidoreductase subunit H, which codes for MTQINNIVSIMVKVAELAIAAPLVSGVISKLKNNFRMRKGPSVLQPYYNVRKLFSKDEVISKHASWIFYAAPAIVFISSILFLFLVLIARPGYSIENNIVILIAAFFVLGLARFFLALAGLDAGSSFGGMGSSREMFISSLAEPTAFISIFVLCMGQEGAFRISSLLAGLAFFVVVIAETSRVPVDNQETHLELTMVHEAMVLEYSGRSLALIELGGHIKQMAFFVMLSWYFFPNMITGFSGPAVFAFSVAVGALVVALIEMSLAKMRLFRVVDLLSFSFFIALLASVVAGLGL